A window of the Radiobacillus deserti genome harbors these coding sequences:
- a CDS encoding YfiT family bacillithiol transferase: protein MDERYPIGHFEHKGAVSQKDREFWLSQIEELPRQFRDVIEKLDEVQLATPYREGGWTVRQVVHHVADSHMNSFIRFKLALTEDKPTIKPYQEAEWAKQGDYRLPVEVSLATIDSIHKRTVALLENLSTVEYERSFFHPESGELTLATYTGMIAWHGRHHLAHITQLIEKKGW from the coding sequence ATGGATGAAAGATATCCAATTGGACATTTTGAACACAAAGGAGCTGTTTCACAGAAGGACAGGGAGTTTTGGTTAAGCCAGATTGAAGAATTGCCTCGGCAATTTCGTGATGTAATAGAAAAGCTGGATGAGGTGCAGTTAGCTACTCCTTACCGAGAGGGAGGATGGACCGTACGTCAGGTTGTCCATCATGTCGCGGATAGTCATATGAATAGCTTTATTCGATTTAAACTGGCATTGACAGAGGATAAACCAACGATAAAGCCTTATCAGGAAGCAGAATGGGCTAAGCAAGGGGACTACCGATTACCAGTGGAGGTTTCTTTAGCTACCATAGACTCGATTCATAAACGAACCGTTGCTTTGCTTGAAAACCTTTCGACGGTAGAGTATGAAAGATCGTTTTTTCATCCCGAATCAGGGGAGCTAACATTAGCGACTTATACAGGAATGATAGCTTGGCACGGTAGACATCACTTAGCACACATCACTCAATTAATAGAAAAGAAAGGATGGTAG
- a CDS encoding ABC transporter ATP-binding protein: MHELSTSSLRLGYEDTIIIDDLDITIPIGKITVLIGSNGCGKSTLLRSLARLLKPHGGSVVLDGKDLVTLSTEEVAKRLAILPQSSIAPEGLTVLQLVKQGRYPYQNWINQWSQEDEKAVRFSLKVTNTEGLIEKKVSTLSGGQKQRVWLAMTLAQDTNIVLLDEPTTFLDVSHQIEILDLLYDLNKKQGKTIVMVLHDVNLACRYAEHMIALKNKKIYKEGPPEELITPKSVLDVFGLHCQVETDPLTGTPLCIPYGRGRIIKKNLMDH; the protein is encoded by the coding sequence ATGCATGAATTATCTACTTCCTCTCTAAGGTTGGGGTACGAAGATACAATAATTATAGATGACCTAGATATCACCATTCCAATAGGAAAAATAACCGTTCTCATTGGAAGTAATGGATGTGGGAAGTCCACTCTCCTTCGTTCCCTTGCTCGCTTATTAAAGCCACATGGTGGATCCGTCGTTTTAGACGGAAAAGACCTAGTCACTCTTTCTACCGAAGAAGTGGCTAAGAGATTAGCCATACTTCCCCAATCTTCCATAGCACCAGAAGGATTAACCGTTTTACAGCTTGTGAAGCAAGGTCGTTATCCTTATCAAAACTGGATCAATCAATGGTCTCAAGAAGATGAAAAAGCTGTTAGATTTTCTTTAAAAGTAACAAATACAGAAGGTTTAATAGAGAAAAAGGTCTCCACCCTTTCCGGTGGTCAAAAACAACGGGTTTGGCTTGCGATGACTTTAGCGCAGGATACCAACATAGTTTTATTAGATGAGCCTACTACTTTTTTAGATGTATCACACCAAATTGAAATTCTGGATTTGTTATATGATTTGAACAAAAAACAAGGCAAAACCATTGTTATGGTTCTACACGATGTGAACCTAGCATGTCGTTACGCTGAGCATATGATTGCTTTAAAGAATAAAAAGATCTACAAGGAAGGTCCTCCTGAGGAACTCATTACTCCTAAATCTGTTTTAGATGTATTTGGGTTGCACTGTCAGGTTGAAACAGATCCCTTAACCGGTACACCTTTATGTATCCCTTACGGAAGAGGGAGAATCATAAAGAAAAACCTAATGGATCATTGA
- a CDS encoding FecCD family ABC transporter permease: MKKYSTFRYSRLSFLLDKRALFITVILCIITLSLMIVSLGTGQMGITPWNVVKAIFGQGEKLDLLVVHSFRMPRILLSIFAGAGLALSGAILQGIIRNPLASPDIIGITGGAAFTTVAFLALFSDRSNTLTVSIQWLPLASFIGAVGMGFLVFLLAWSRQGIAPVRLVLIGIGLAAAMQAFTTMMMLLGPIFTAARANIWITGSVNGTNWSEVKTIIPWISSLAIIAFVYARRLNIQELGEDLATNVGNRVHRDRMFLLFLSSGLAGGAVAFAGGIGFVGLMAPHIARKLVGSSFGALLPVSALLGGIIVIVADLIARTAFAPLEIPAGVFTSAIGAPYFIYLLYKNRNQ, encoded by the coding sequence ATGAAAAAATATTCAACCTTTCGTTATAGTCGTCTTTCCTTTTTATTAGATAAAAGAGCACTTTTTATCACGGTTATTCTATGTATCATTACCCTTTCTCTCATGATTGTATCGCTAGGAACCGGTCAGATGGGAATAACCCCTTGGAATGTAGTAAAAGCAATCTTTGGCCAAGGTGAAAAACTAGATCTACTGGTAGTCCATTCTTTTCGAATGCCTAGAATCTTGTTATCTATCTTTGCTGGAGCAGGTTTAGCTCTGTCAGGTGCTATCCTTCAAGGGATTATTAGAAATCCACTGGCCTCTCCAGACATAATCGGTATTACAGGTGGTGCTGCTTTCACAACTGTTGCTTTTTTAGCACTCTTCAGTGACCGTAGTAATACGTTAACAGTAAGTATCCAATGGTTACCTCTTGCTTCCTTTATTGGTGCAGTCGGAATGGGATTTCTTGTATTTCTTCTTGCTTGGAGTAGACAGGGGATTGCCCCTGTTCGATTGGTGCTTATCGGAATTGGACTAGCAGCAGCAATGCAAGCTTTTACAACTATGATGATGTTGCTCGGTCCTATCTTTACAGCAGCTAGAGCGAATATTTGGATTACAGGAAGCGTAAATGGAACGAATTGGTCAGAAGTAAAAACAATAATCCCTTGGATTTCCAGTTTAGCTATCATTGCCTTCGTCTATGCGCGACGGTTAAATATTCAAGAGTTAGGTGAGGATTTGGCAACGAATGTAGGAAATCGTGTTCATCGTGACCGAATGTTTTTATTATTCCTTAGTTCTGGATTAGCAGGTGGTGCCGTTGCCTTTGCAGGTGGTATTGGATTTGTTGGACTAATGGCTCCTCATATTGCACGAAAGCTTGTTGGTTCTTCCTTCGGTGCCTTGTTACCTGTGTCCGCTTTACTAGGCGGAATCATCGTCATAGTGGCAGATTTAATCGCCAGAACAGCTTTTGCACCATTAGAAATTCCTGCAGGAGTTTTTACATCGGCCATTGGCGCACCTTATTTCATCTATCTTCTCTATAAAAATAGAAATCAATAA
- a CDS encoding FecCD family ABC transporter permease, with protein MLNNNLRRTIGLALGILVVVLLMWASVILGLTDIHSKMVIDAYTQFDGSNEHIIIKDTRVPRALIAAAVGASLAITGTIMQGLTKNPLASPSILGVNAGASFFVVFGLGFLGATASTTTIASLAFSGAAVATIMVYLLGSMGRDGLTPVKLTLAGAAIGALFSSMTQGILSLNEQALDQALFWLAGSVQGRDLHLLVAALPFLVIGWVLSLLLGKHMNVFAMGEDLAKSLGQKTWMVKSVGGIIIVLLAGGSVSISGPIGFIGIVIPHISKWFVGIDFRWVIPFSGLLGAILLLVADIGARYIIMPAEVPVGVMTAFIGVPFFIFIARRGIQQ; from the coding sequence ATGTTGAACAATAATCTAAGAAGAACAATTGGACTAGCACTCGGCATACTTGTTGTTGTTCTTCTTATGTGGGCAAGTGTCATTTTAGGACTAACGGATATCCATTCAAAAATGGTTATCGATGCCTACACACAATTCGATGGCTCAAATGAACATATTATTATCAAAGATACGCGAGTTCCTAGGGCTCTTATCGCAGCAGCAGTGGGAGCCAGCTTAGCGATAACAGGAACAATCATGCAAGGACTTACTAAAAACCCACTAGCATCACCCAGTATTCTCGGCGTAAACGCAGGTGCTAGTTTCTTTGTTGTATTTGGACTAGGTTTTTTAGGAGCTACAGCTTCCACTACTACTATTGCATCCCTCGCATTTTCCGGTGCGGCGGTCGCTACAATTATGGTCTATTTGCTTGGGTCAATGGGAAGAGATGGTCTTACACCTGTTAAACTAACACTTGCAGGTGCTGCGATTGGTGCCCTATTTTCCTCTATGACCCAAGGAATTCTTAGTTTAAATGAACAAGCTTTAGACCAGGCTTTATTTTGGCTTGCCGGATCTGTTCAAGGTCGTGACTTACACCTTTTGGTAGCTGCTCTTCCGTTTCTTGTAATCGGTTGGGTCCTTTCTTTACTATTAGGAAAGCATATGAACGTTTTTGCAATGGGAGAGGATCTTGCTAAAAGCCTTGGACAAAAAACATGGATGGTGAAATCGGTTGGTGGGATAATCATTGTACTACTTGCTGGTGGGTCTGTTTCCATATCTGGTCCCATCGGTTTTATAGGTATTGTGATTCCCCATATTTCCAAATGGTTTGTCGGAATTGATTTTCGCTGGGTAATCCCTTTCAGTGGTCTACTGGGAGCAATACTATTACTCGTTGCTGATATTGGTGCTCGTTACATCATCATGCCTGCAGAAGTTCCTGTTGGAGTTATGACTGCATTTATCGGTGTTCCCTTCTTTATTTTTATTGCGAGGAGAGGGATTCAACAATGA
- a CDS encoding ABC transporter substrate-binding protein, with translation MFKRSYLTLYLLSLLIFLAACGSSEKDQAEGESNSTSESSYTVEHSMGETTIKGTPERIVVLTNHGTEALLSLGITPVGAVQSWTGDPWYDHIADQMKEVEVVGTESDINLEAIAALEPDLILGNKMRQEEHYEALNAIAPTIFEETLRGDWKVNFELIAEAVNKKEEGQRVLDDYNQRIEDLQTSLKDAGKLDTKVSMVRFMPDDVRIYHKDSFSGVILEEIGLARPESQDVEDFAAKGVTKERIQEMDGDVIFYFTYENEKGEGQQVEDEWIKDPLWNNLSAVKAGKAYEVSDTIWNTAGGVIAANLMLDDLEEKLVNQ, from the coding sequence ATGTTTAAGCGATCTTACTTAACACTCTATCTTCTTTCTTTATTGATATTTTTGGCTGCGTGTGGGTCTTCGGAGAAAGATCAAGCTGAGGGGGAATCAAATAGTACAAGTGAAAGTAGTTATACAGTAGAGCACTCAATGGGGGAAACGACAATAAAGGGAACCCCAGAGCGAATCGTTGTATTGACTAATCACGGTACGGAAGCTCTACTATCTTTAGGCATCACACCTGTTGGAGCGGTCCAATCTTGGACAGGAGACCCTTGGTATGACCATATAGCGGATCAGATGAAAGAGGTAGAAGTAGTTGGAACGGAAAGTGACATTAATCTGGAAGCAATCGCCGCATTAGAACCGGATTTAATTTTAGGAAACAAAATGAGACAAGAAGAGCATTATGAAGCATTAAATGCGATTGCTCCTACAATATTTGAAGAGACGCTACGTGGGGACTGGAAAGTAAATTTTGAATTAATTGCGGAAGCTGTAAATAAAAAAGAAGAAGGTCAAAGAGTTTTAGATGACTATAACCAAAGAATAGAAGATTTACAAACAAGTCTAAAAGACGCTGGTAAATTAGATACGAAAGTTTCGATGGTTCGTTTTATGCCAGATGATGTTCGTATTTATCATAAAGACTCCTTCTCAGGAGTTATTCTAGAGGAGATAGGGTTAGCGCGACCAGAATCTCAGGATGTGGAGGACTTTGCTGCTAAAGGTGTAACGAAAGAGCGCATCCAAGAGATGGATGGAGATGTTATCTTTTATTTTACCTATGAGAATGAAAAAGGCGAAGGACAGCAAGTAGAGGATGAATGGATTAAAGATCCACTTTGGAACAATCTAAGTGCTGTAAAAGCAGGTAAAGCTTATGAGGTAAGTGATACGATTTGGAATACTGCTGGTGGTGTTATTGCAGCTAATTTGATGTTGGATGATTTAGAAGAGAAATTAGTCAATCAATGA
- a CDS encoding aldo/keto reductase yields the protein MVKHVQLGKSDLYVNPIGLGTNAVGGHNLYPNLDEEAGKELVRTALNNGINFLDTAFIYGPERSEELVGQVIKEEGKRDEAIIATKGAHKFVDGDVVMDNSPEFLTKSVEDSLKRLQTDYIDLFYIHFPDKDTPKAEAVGALQRLREQGKIKSIGVSNFSLDQLKDANKDGYVDVFQGEYNLLQRDSEKELLPYVTEHNISFIPYFPLASGLLAGKYTEHTTFDDLRKNMPHFQGAAFKENLSKVEQIRKIADNKGAEVPHVVLAWYLTLDGIDAVIPGAKRAEQVLNNLKTLDVSLTQAEIEEIDQLFK from the coding sequence ATGGTGAAGCACGTGCAATTAGGAAAATCTGACCTTTATGTCAATCCCATTGGGTTAGGAACAAATGCAGTAGGTGGACACAACTTATATCCAAATTTAGATGAAGAGGCTGGCAAAGAGCTTGTTCGAACGGCCTTAAATAATGGAATTAACTTTTTAGATACGGCTTTTATTTATGGTCCAGAGCGATCAGAAGAATTGGTTGGTCAGGTTATAAAAGAAGAAGGGAAACGAGACGAAGCGATTATTGCGACCAAAGGAGCACATAAGTTTGTCGACGGTGACGTAGTCATGGATAATTCTCCAGAATTCCTTACAAAGTCTGTGGAAGACAGCTTGAAAAGACTACAAACCGATTACATTGATTTATTTTATATCCATTTCCCAGATAAAGACACACCAAAAGCAGAGGCTGTTGGAGCTTTACAGCGTCTCAGAGAGCAAGGAAAGATTAAATCAATCGGGGTTTCCAATTTCTCACTTGACCAGTTAAAGGATGCAAACAAAGATGGATATGTGGATGTGTTCCAAGGCGAATACAACCTGTTGCAGAGGGATTCGGAAAAAGAGCTTCTACCATATGTAACCGAGCATAACATTTCCTTTATTCCATACTTTCCACTAGCATCTGGCTTATTGGCTGGTAAATATACGGAGCATACTACGTTTGATGATTTACGTAAAAATATGCCACATTTTCAGGGGGCAGCATTTAAAGAAAATCTGTCTAAGGTAGAACAAATAAGAAAAATCGCCGATAACAAAGGCGCCGAAGTGCCTCATGTTGTTTTAGCATGGTATTTAACTCTTGATGGCATCGATGCCGTTATACCTGGCGCCAAACGTGCGGAGCAAGTATTGAATAACTTAAAAACATTAGATGTTTCCCTCACACAAGCTGAAATAGAGGAGATTGACCAGCTTTTCAAGTAA
- a CDS encoding NAD-dependent epimerase/dehydratase family protein, with the protein MKTALILGGTQFVGKRLVSLLIEKNVHVTIATRGITPDSFGDSVDRIIITREDRASMESAFQGKRWDVVFDQTCYSSQEALDTREILKDKIGKYIFTSSQAVYANGTKHKEEDFNPFSFHALLKPRSAYKGYVGYQEAKRAAEAVLFQQETFPVVAVRFPIEEKTIIRSG; encoded by the coding sequence ATGAAAACAGCTCTAATATTAGGTGGAACACAATTCGTAGGAAAAAGACTTGTGTCCCTTTTAATAGAAAAAAACGTTCATGTAACGATTGCGACAAGAGGAATTACACCGGACTCATTCGGAGATTCTGTCGATCGAATAATCATTACTCGTGAAGACCGAGCATCGATGGAGAGTGCCTTTCAAGGAAAGCGATGGGACGTGGTGTTTGACCAAACCTGTTATTCCTCTCAGGAGGCACTAGATACACGAGAAATTCTGAAAGATAAAATAGGAAAGTACATATTTACCTCTAGTCAGGCTGTCTATGCAAATGGAACTAAGCATAAGGAGGAGGACTTTAATCCTTTTTCATTCCATGCCTTGTTAAAGCCTCGTTCAGCCTATAAAGGGTATGTGGGATATCAAGAAGCAAAAAGAGCAGCAGAAGCAGTGCTATTTCAACAAGAAACCTTTCCGGTAGTCGCTGTTCGGTTTCCCATTGAGGAAAAGACGATTATACGGAGCGGCTGA